In Gemmatimonadota bacterium, a single genomic region encodes these proteins:
- a CDS encoding BlaI/MecI/CopY family transcriptional regulator → MARRKLSSLTDLEIDIMNVVWRLGRATVRQIVDSLRNQRPLAYTTVQTVLSILTQKGVVRYTREGRAYVYTAILKPEGVRRETVRAVVDKLFAGSPQSLVLHLIESDALTAEEADSLRKLLDRMASVASEASYAPESKPEASDD, encoded by the coding sequence ATGGCGAGAAGGAAGCTGTCGTCGTTGACGGACCTGGAAATCGATATCATGAACGTCGTCTGGCGGCTGGGACGGGCGACGGTGCGCCAGATCGTCGATTCGCTTCGAAACCAGCGTCCGCTGGCGTATACCACGGTACAGACGGTCCTGTCCATACTCACGCAGAAGGGCGTCGTCCGGTATACCCGCGAAGGCCGGGCCTATGTCTACACCGCCATCCTGAAACCCGAGGGCGTGCGCCGGGAAACCGTCCGGGCTGTCGTGGACAAGCTGTTCGCCGGATCGCCGCAGTCCCTGGTGCTGCACCTGATCGAATCGGACGCGTTGACCGCGGAAGAAGCCGACAGCCTGCGCAAACTGTTGGACCGGATGGCCTCGGTGGCCTCGGAGGCGTCGTACGCTCCGGAGTCGAAGCCGGAGGCATCGGATGATTGA